GAAAGAAATTTAGAAAAATGACAAAAGGAAATGTCGAGAAAAGGCTGGAATTTTTTCAGTCTCAACTAATGAAAAATCAATGGGATGCATTTTCGTCCTTAATTTTCAGAAGAAAAGAAAAATGACATTTTTGAAATAGCAACATCAAAAATGAATTTAAGGAGATTTCATTTAGTGCCGGGACCTGTAACCGTGAAATTGCCGCCGTCGCGATAGGTGGGAACGCGCAAAAAGTCGAGCGTGGGCTTGTCGATGAGCGCGCTGATATTGTTCAGCAATTCTGCCGGCAATTTTGCCCTGAATGACATGCTAAACAAATGCAAATTTAGCGAGAATCAAAATTAAAAGAAGCAGTTTTAAGCCTTTGCGCAGGAAAGACATTTCCAAGGTGTACTCCACCTTCCGGCTTTCGAGTTTCGATCCTCAATGCCAAAAGCCAAGAGCCAAATGCCAATAGCCAAAACCAATCACTTCCGCTGTTTTTCCTGCATCTTCCGGATTTCTTCTCTTTCCGCAGCTAATTCCTTTGTTAAATCCGATAATTTCCAATTTTCCGTTGTCGGCGTCAAAGTTGCCCACAGCGGCGCGGGCAGGCCTGCCGCGCGATAGCCGCGAATCAAAGTGTGCAGTTCTTTTTCCGTGATCCCGGCCATGACGACTGCGAGCGGAATTTTAGAAGGTTCGTTTAAGCCGGAATTTTCTGGCAGAGCGAACAAATCAGCCATTTTTTCGTTCGCTTGCTGCGTCGTGACAAATACTGCGGGCAGGGGAGAAAGTTCCAGTTCTTCAATCAATGACAGAAAGCGTGCATGAAGGTCTTTTCCCAGTCCGCACACCAGAACTTTTCGCGGACCGAAAAATCTCTGCTCGCTCTGTCCCACTTTTTTGAATGTCCCATCTTCGTTATTGCTCATTTATGTTTCCTCAATTTGCCTTCAAATTAATTAAAAAAAACAGGCATGACAAGATTTTGCCAATTGTCTGGTTTTCACAAAATTTATGATAACAAACCGTTAATGATCAATTCGACGGCTTCTTCTTCGTCCATGCCGCGGGACATCAGCGTTTCTAATTGTTTATTATCCACGCTCCCGATGGCGGCCTCATGAGTCACGTGGGCGCGAGGATCTTCTACGTCCACGATGGGAATGGCTTTGGCGACAGCCTCGTCTTTCACAATTTCGTGGCAATCGACATGGCCGCGCGTGAACGGCGCTGTAGCGCGCAAGGTATTGTAAACTTCGGCGCGCGCTTTTCCGCGAGCGGCAATTTTCGACGTGAGCACGCCGCGCGCCCGCTCGCCAACGAGAAATCCGGATTCTCTGATTTCAATTATGTCGTCTTCAGTGCCGCTAATACGCGAAGTCATTTCCATCACGCTGTCTTCTTTGCCGGTAATCTCATAATCGATGTAAATTTCGCCCACGCGTCCTTTGAGCAACTCAAACTCCGTGTTGAATTTCGCGCCTTTTTCCAGCGTCACCTTTGCTTTGGGAACGACTTTTATGCCCCCTTTGCTGCCGTGGATGTGGCGCTCAAAATAAGTATAGTCAGCATTTTCGCCAATATTGATTTTCGCGTCCATGATGTGCTGAATAGCGACAGCATTGGGAAATGTGCAATGAGAGAGCAGCGAAATTTTAGAATTTTTGCCAATTTTCACATCCATCTTGATGCGCTGAATACCGGTTTCAGGAATGATCCCGAAACACAAATGCACCGGATTTTTCACGACAACGTCGTCTGCGAGCCGCATGGTTAATTCCACGCCGTCTTCCAATTCTTTCGCGTCCATTTCCAAACCCGGAACCAGGTGCGTGCCCAATACTTTATTTTGATGAACCACCAAATGGGCAACTTCCGGGTCGCTCAAAATGCCCGAATCTGACTCGGTGGTCTCGTAAACTTCTTTCATTTGCTGCATCTTATCGTTCATTATTTTGCCTCCGCTGGAAATTCTTCAGGTGCATTTTTGTGATCGCAGATCAGACATTTGTCTTCAAAATAGTGCCGGATGCGGCTCACCGGACCTTTGTCAAAAATTTTGCCAGCGCAAAGCAGAAACGCGTGATCCGCCTGTTTCAACACTTCCAGGCTGTGAGTGATCAAAAGCACTGTCGAGCCCATGGCTTTGAGATAGGTGAGGGCTGCGAAAATATTTTTCAGCGCGCTGATGTCAATGCCGGAATCGGGCTCGTCGAGCAAAACTAATTTGGGACGCATCGCCAGAATCGACGCCATTTCGATTTTCTTCCTCTCGCCACCGCTGAGCGTTTTGTCCACAGCCCGGTCGGCGTAAATTGGCGGCTCCAGTCCCATTTTATTCAACACTTCTTCGACAATGCCGTTTTTCCCTCCGTTAAAATGTGCGGCAGCTTTAATAAAATCGCGCACTTTCAGTCCTTCGTAGCGCGCCGGTTCCTGCCAGCCGAGCGTAATGCCCAATCGCGCTCTCTGATCGACGGAAAGATTTTTTATCGAATTTCCTGCAAATAAAATATCGCCTTCAAAATCGCGGTAGCCGGAGAGACCCATAATTGTGTAAGCAAAAGTCGATTTTCCGGCGCCGTTTGGTCCCACAACAGCGTGAATATGTCCTTCCCAAAAATCTACGCTTAAATCGTCAAGAATTTTATGACCATCAAGTGAAAGACTCAAGTTTTTAACTGTTAAAATTCCCACTAATTCCACCTCATAATTTAAGTTCTAATCGTTTGATTCTCAAAAAATGGGAAAGATTCAGTTATGAAAAAATTTCTCTCGATGGAGAAATTGGACTCATTTTCAATGCAAGATTTCCGTTTTTTTTAAATTTTTTGTGAGGTCAATCATTTTGCAGCGGAACAAAGTGTGCCCACCTTTCAGGTGAAGTACACCGTTTATCTGAAAATCGCCATCTTCCTCGATGATGCAAAGCGGCCGGCTTTGATGACGTAAAC
This genomic stretch from Calditrichota bacterium harbors:
- a CDS encoding ABC transporter ATP-binding protein is translated as MGILTVKNLSLSLDGHKILDDLSVDFWEGHIHAVVGPNGAGKSTFAYTIMGLSGYRDFEGDILFAGNSIKNLSVDQRARLGITLGWQEPARYEGLKVRDFIKAAAHFNGGKNGIVEEVLNKMGLEPPIYADRAVDKTLSGGERKKIEMASILAMRPKLVLLDEPDSGIDISALKNIFAALTYLKAMGSTVLLITHSLEVLKQADHAFLLCAGKIFDKGPVSRIRHYFEDKCLICDHKNAPEEFPAEAK
- a CDS encoding SufBD protein produces the protein MNDKMQQMKEVYETTESDSGILSDPEVAHLVVHQNKVLGTHLVPGLEMDAKELEDGVELTMRLADDVVVKNPVHLCFGIIPETGIQRIKMDVKIGKNSKISLLSHCTFPNAVAIQHIMDAKINIGENADYTYFERHIHGSKGGIKVVPKAKVTLEKGAKFNTEFELLKGRVGEIYIDYEITGKEDSVMEMTSRISGTEDDIIEIRESGFLVGERARGVLTSKIAARGKARAEVYNTLRATAPFTRGHVDCHEIVKDEAVAKAIPIVDVEDPRAHVTHEAAIGSVDNKQLETLMSRGMDEEEAVELIINGLLS
- a CDS encoding DUF3783 domain-containing protein, which codes for MSNNEDGTFKKVGQSEQRFFGPRKVLVCGLGKDLHARFLSLIEELELSPLPAVFVTTQQANEKMADLFALPENSGLNEPSKIPLAVVMAGITEKELHTLIRGYRAAGLPAPLWATLTPTTENWKLSDLTKELAAEREEIRKMQEKQRK